The DNA region GACTTGCCTTCCAAAGGGGTGTCACAAAAGAAAGATTCTCCATGAGCAGTATTATCTGCATACTCAGGATGAGCACCACCACAATCAACCCGCATTTCACCAGATAATCGAGAATTCAGTACACCTTTGTCTTTGTCATCAATATTATTACAACTGGATCCCTGGTGAAACTCCTCATCTTTTTTCCTCAATAAACATTCATCAAGATTAGCATGTCTTTCACCATCGTCTTCATTGGAATTCTTATACTTTGTGTCTTTAGCACCTTGATCTTGATTGTAAAAATCATTGACAACACCGTTAACTAGTTCTTCGCTACCATCAGCTTCATTTGATGCAGCTCTATCAATATTTACATGTGTTTCATCAAAATTGTTGCAACTAGAAGGTGCCTGAGGAAACGTGCCATCTTTGTCCCTCGATACAGCTCCATCAAGATCAACACATATTTCACCTTCTCGAGTGGACCTTGTACAGTTAGATTGCTTATCACTGTGATTTTGATTGGTCCACAAAGGAGGCCTTTGAGGACTTCTTTCACCACTCAGAAAGCCATTGCCACACCCATTAACATGATTGCATCTTAGCCAGTCATAGCTAAAAGGAGGATCGTCAGTAGATGTCTGGTGAAAACTCTGACTAAATTTTACAAAAGGGCCTTCCATAGCAGGATTGAAAGAAGTACCCTCATTGTATCCTCCACCACTCCCAAAGAAGGaagagaaattttctttttcataaagcTCACTACTCGAACTTGAAGAAACAGGGACTTCCGGGTGCTTTTCTGACCTATTATCTACTTCAATATTGGTATGATTGCCGGTATGGGAACCAGAAATACTAGTCTGATCATCTAAACCCGATTGACCATTGCGAATATCATGCTTTCTCTTTAAGGAAGCTTTTTGCCATTGTTCATGAATTTTACCAAAAGAACCTTCCATAAGCTCAGAATCAGAAGAATCGCTTTCAGATGAACCAGTCTCAGCCTCGAAATACAAACCATAGTGATTCCTGCAGGCAGATTGGTCTGagtatgttttctttttgcacTGTGACAACCTGAATGAGGATCCTTTTTCATGGACAACCCAACATTCATCACCATCTAAATCTATAAAATTCCGCATATTCTTAGAGGCAGGACCAGATCTTTTGCTTGAGGTGGCATCACTATCCAATTCCCCACCACCTTTGTCACCAGATCCAGGATGATCCATCACGTCActttcatcatcatcaatgcTAATAACACCCTGATGCGgaaattttctctcttttctctgtACACTAGAGCCTCTTAACCCCCGTTGTATAGATGGCTCAGGAAcatcaataataacaacatTACTAGATAGATCACTGTCAACGTCAATGAGAACAAAATCATCAATATTTCCTTTGGTGTTGCCACTTTTCATTCTCTTGTTCCCAGAAGTTCCAGGCTGAGAATGATCCATGGATACTCCTTTTCCTCTCATGTACTTCTACCTGTCAACAACACAAGTAAAGAATATGTGTATTCAAAACAACATGAAACCATAgctaacaaacaacatattcaTACACAGGAGAGATGTCCATCTTACCTTGAGCAGCATATGAAAAGTAAATGGAAGTATCCATTTCAAGAATTAATAATTCATTACTAAAAGTAAATAATTCTTTAACTTCAAGCAATACAATATTTAAAGCATTCCAGAAGATCTATTTTTCCATTCCGTGAGTTTCCTCTAGATCAtgacttttaatatttttttttataggtattcaagaaattttattcatagaaataggcaaagcccaagtacacagaaagtatacaTGAGAAGCACGACTTTTAATAAGTTATGATTAAGGCATGAAGCTGCCCCCCTCTGCTTTGATTCAAATCAACCAAGCTTTGAGTTAATGGGCAAGGATAAAACTTTTTAGAATGAGTCAAAAATCTTTCAAAGCGATTATGGAAGATGGTGGCTCACTGTCCTTTTCAATGACCTTTTTTTTACAAGAAAGATAAGTTTTAGTATCCCGTGTACACAAAAAGTAGAAATCAGCCACCTAGTCAAAGTGTTCATTTTATTGAAGTTGACTGACACAAACATTTCTTACATATTTTTTTGAGTGAGGCAAAGGTTTTTATACATTGGTACCAACCAAGGGCACCCTTGCCGAGGCCACAAATAGCTTCAATGACCACTTCCAATTCTTCTTGACAATGGAGGTACAAGGAGGTGTAGCAGTCCTTTAAGATTTGGAAATATGAGGCTTAGGTCATGTTAAGGAACCAAAagtttctcaaaattttcttaatcttaaTCCAAACATATTTACACCAAGAAAATCTCAATCATCAAAGCATCTCACCTCagtttccataaaaaaatatttttgatcaaCAGTTTCCATgacaagataaaattaaaaacgtcccaaaactcaaaaacagcctctcaagaaaattttcttccatttcatatttttaatgagCCCCACTGCAACTTCTAACTTCAATAAAAACATCTCCTAAAACTCTCaattgaaacttattcttaatGGGTCCCACCACTTTTACAAACCCGATAAAACCTAtcctaataatttttaataggtTCCACTCGAAcattgtcttattctttataccTTAGAATCCTTAAAGGAATATTAGGATGTAAGGTTTTCTTGAAGATGGAAAGGATGAAAAGCTGGAGGAAACTCCACCTACCCAAAGGAGGAAGACTGACTTTGTTTAAGAGTACATTATCTAGCTCGTCAAGTTATTTTCTCCCTCTTCCCTTTGCCAGTTGGAATGGCTAATaatgtggaaaaataaaaagattttctCGGAATGGTTTAGGATATGAATTTCAAACATCACCTTGTTAATTGGAAGACAGTGTAAGCTCCTATTAAGAATTGAGTGTGGCAGTTTGGGTGTCAAAATTCCATTGACATTCAATCAtgttttgcaagaaaaatagctaCTGTGTTGTGGAAGATGGATCATTTTTACAAGAGCgataaattgaaatttaaaaataaaaaacagacaGCAAGAGGAAGGTGGTGCTCGGATGAAGTCTGGATTCCTACAAAGTTAGTTTATGCATATCAAAGGAGGTTTCGGGTGAAATTTCCAAATTGATTGGGCTCGATGTAGTAGACAACACTTGAGGTTAGTTTGGGCATGAAAAAGTAGGATGTAGGAAAATTATAACCTATAAACTAATGGTTTCCATACCATAGAGGAACACGAgcaaaaaaaatatcaagagCAAGCAATGATCACAATTATCAAGAATACATACAGTTCCTTTCATTAAGCAACTCATCACATAAAATTTGATCAAGCATAAGCATCTTTACTTCTGAGCCATCTCAAGCCATAAGGATAACTCTTGGTTTTATCACTCCATTCTCACTGATTCCcatcaaataattaatttttttcataaaagaacAGGGGTAGAGACCTTTATTCGGCAATAAAGTCATAAAAATTTACCATGCTTACGTACAGAAAACAGAAATAGTGAATTCAGGTAAGCATGATGGTGAAAGTTTACACTTGTTCAATTAACGCTCAGTTTTACACATGATTCCAGATGCcccttcttatttttttcccccAGAAACTAGTTCATCGCCCTATAGTTTCTTTTCAAAATCCGGCCTCATAATACACCTTTTCTAATAAGtaagaataaatttttattgaattaagAAAATAAGCGTAGCCTGAGAATGGATGCAAGAAACTTATGAAAGGTAACCCTCATAAAACACTTACAGGAAATATATTCGGTTGGAACCAAATAATTCAGATAGCTACACAAAAGGACAGCTTCATCAACACGAACCAAATCTTTTGGCCTCGAAAATATATCTCAaccataaaacataaaaacaacatTGGAATTCAAACACCCACACGAGAACTAAGGAAAAACTAGAAGCCTAACCGCAAGCTTGGAGTTAAATTCAAAGCGCGCATCTTCATAATCAtccagatttttttataaaaattatcccAATTTtccaaaggaaaacaaaaaacaaaaaaagcaagTACATAAGTAGAAGTGAGAATTCGAACATCGGACATCGAATACAGATTTCTTGGATCAATCGCACAGTAACAACCAGAAACGAAGCTTACCTTTCTCAAGGAGAAGCCTGAAACTCCTCGCATTCGAAAGAGACCAAAATCAGAGAAGGAGAGCGGGGCGTGTGCGTAAATTGAGGGTTACAAAAATCGAAAATTTGGTAAGAAAAGAGAAACCCTAATTCGAACATAACTATGACCCCAATAAACACGAATGAACGATGTTATACGATTGGAAGATACTCGGGTGTTGTGGGCAGTCCGCTTTACATTTTGGGGAAGTATCGCGTGACGCCGACTGTGACAACCAGCCTCACGGACGTATGAGACGGGGATTTGTTTGTTGACTACCGACATTTGGGCTCCAAAggtttattatgtaaaatttctGGATATAAGGGTGAAATTGGgagaataaattttgaaaaattctatttccaAGTAATTGTACAGAGCACaagtaaatatttatattttataatttgatttgtaagataaattttaaaatttagatcttATAAATCGaattcatattaaaatttattctttttcttttgtgcaattttcatcattttttttcattttttattttttattacacaATTCTTATtcatatgtaaaaaaaacattggAAATGTATTAAGTCACTCTTGTCATCCTAAGTTGTGCTTTCTTAACTTATGGAAGATTTCATAAATGCTTGAGGCAAACAAATTGTTTGATTTGGTATGGAAGGCTAAGAAGTTCCCATGAAGATTGCAATAGGCAATGAGGATGAAACATTTACTAAGAAGAGATTAGACAGGAGTGTGGCTAACTTAAAGTGGTTAGAACTATTTGGAAATGGGGAGATAAAAGTCTTAATTTCCAGATGTGCTGATCATAACCAACTACTTTTAACAATGACTAAAGAAAGTGTggcaaagagaaaaaagaagagtacTTTCAAATACTAAGTTAAATGGGCGTTGGAAGATGATAGAATGAAACCTAGGAAAGAAATATTGTTAGACATAATCCTTCCAAAATAGTGCAAAACAAACTTCATGGGTGTAGGGGACTTCATCCAATTGGAATCTGCAGAAAGTAAGATCAAATGAAAGGGATGTTGGTGTGGTTACCAAAGCATTCAAGCAAGAACAATTGAATGAGCACCCCCACAATGTCGTGCCACCATCAAAGCCTTATAAGATCAAGCCGGTATCCTTCTTGAGCAAGAAAATatcaaatggaaacaaagagctaaAATGAATTGGTATCGGCTAGGTGATAAAACTACAAAGTATTTTCTTGCTTGTGCaagtcaaagaagaaaaaagaatcaGATATAGCAAGTTAAAGATCTACAAGGAAGAACAATGATTGAGCAGGGAGGGATTGTAGCAACTTTTAATCAGTACTTCCATAATATAATCAACTCATCAAACCCATCTTGAAAAATGATAGCAAATTGCCTTACCCCTGTAGAGCAGAAAATAACCAATGAAATGAATATGGATCTGCAATAGGAATTCACAACTAAAGAGATGGAAGCAGCATTACAGTAGATGGTACAACTAAAGTCACTAGGTCCTGATAGATTTGGAATGTAACACGGAATGTAACACCCAGTCCCATGACTTGGCCCGACCCACGAAGATACCAGCCTCTTGAGAAAACAGCGTCATtggatgagtaaaatttttccCCCCTTTGGCTTTCAGTTTCTCTCATCCCCGTCACTTTCTTTTTCCCACTTCTCACTATGCACATTCCTTCCAATCACCCTCACCGCACAACGGTTTCCTTTCCCTTTTATTTTCCTTAACAATTTTCCTTTCTGTTACCCATGTCCTTATTTCTCTAAACAACTGCTCTCCCTAATCATTTTATCTCTATCCCTCTCGTGTGTTGAAGGCTAGCATAGTTGATGCACAATGATCTCCACCACCAGGCCTTCCACGTTCAAGTAAGCCATCGTAGAAACATTACCCAAGCATCATGTCGTTGTCCTGCACCCCACCGCATCATGCCAAACATGTTGCTAGCCACCGAATGCATCAAGATGCTACCGTGATATAGCCCCATGTTGCTGCCATCCACACCAAAGCCCACTCCTAGCCGTCGTACTCCTCACACTAACAACCCTCAGTCTTCGTTGTACCAAGCCACAAGCCGTATTCCCCAACCCACGAGAAGCTCACAGCATTGCATGCTTCTCCAAGTCCAGCAACCAAACCGAGAACCATCACATAGTAAACCGGCCACACGTGCACCACGAGCCAGTTGATGCCGATGTGCAACCCGGCAGAGAGACCAAGAGCTCAATTGAGCATCGTTTCCCCGCCAACTACAAAACCCTACACCATGGAGCACCAGCCACATTGTCTCCTCACTGGAAGAACAAGGCCTTAGGCTCCTCCATGCTAAACCAAGCCAGGCCAGtgtgaacaaaacaaaaacacccATGTTTTAGACAACCCAAAACAAAGCAACAAGCATGTACCACGGataaccaccaccaccatgcaCCTAGTTCAGCACAAGTCCAATGGCACCTCTACTCTCTTCCACTGTTTCTGTCGCCCATGGTGTCTTCTCCATCTTGAAGCTTCGACCTCAGCTCAGCCACCCACTaccatttttctttctcctcttaGTAAGCTCTACCACCCAACACTTATTTTCCCTTCCATGTTTTCCAGCCTTAGGTGCAAACCGTTACCCCTAGTGTTTAGAATAAGGGTAGATTTTTTTAAGTTCAAATACCTTGTTGCCCTTGGTATGTAAACCATGAGAAAGGATTCTAGACTTGTGCTAGGCTTGGTTCCGTGTGAGTTGGTATaaacatgcattttttttattttttaagttgggCTAGGTTTTAGTGTAATTAGAAAACTATTATAGTATTTTAAGTTGAGCTAGGTTGAAAATAGATTTTAAGTGTGAATATCATAAATAGGCGATgttcaaaaaattaaagttgGACACATGAACACTAGATTTACGACTTTAATGTCAATATTATGGAGTTAATATGATTTTAGGAATTACTCATGAAATTATTTGgagaaattaaatgaaaatcaaAGTATTTTTGGAATGGACGATATTTTAGGATTCCGTTGACTTTTTTTAGACATtaagaaaatatagattttttttatatcttaagTTTTAATTACGAAGTATGTGCTCTATTGAAAATTTACACAAGTTATATGATTATTTATAGGTGACGATTGAAACCCATTGGCACTATGTGAGAAAATTCAGAGAAGTTAAAAGTTCAGGTAAAGCGAGTTTTATATACTAGACtttgtataaaaagaaaatgaaatgtggttgattttataaataaataaaaaatgcatgttatgttttaaaaagaaatgtgaaaacaaCCGTAGTTATATGTTCttcattactcatgaaatcgatataaaagaaaaagtattttCTGACATGACTagtatagacataagtaatatTTTGGTATGCTATTTTTGAATTGTGCAAAAGAGCGAATATAAAATCTGGAATTTTTGTACAATTTATATGAAGATgctctaaattttttttgattatGTGAAAATAATATGAATCTATTCAGTactctgttttgatatgatgcGGCATTTGAAAAACATTTGGCTTGACATTTTAATTCTGATACGATAATTCTGATTTTATTATATGGTTGGTACCAACATCTCTAATatgagtgcacccactttgaaaAGAAATTGGTTTTTCTACA from Carya illinoinensis cultivar Pawnee chromosome 6, C.illinoinensisPawnee_v1, whole genome shotgun sequence includes:
- the LOC122313454 gene encoding uncharacterized protein LOC122313454 isoform X1, with translation MRGKGVSMDHSQPGTSGNKRMKSGNTKGNIDDFVLIDVDSDLSSNVVIIDVPEPSIQRGLRGSSVQRKERKFPHQGVISIDDDESDVMDHPGSGDKGGGELDSDATSSKRSGPASKNMRNFIDLDGDECWVVHEKGSSFRLSQCKKKTYSDQSACRNHYGLYFEAETGSSESDSSDSELMEGSFGKIHEQWQKASLKRKHDIRNGQSGLDDQTSISGSHTGNHTNIEVDNRSEKHPEVPVSSSSSSELYEKENFSSFFGSGGGYNEGTSFNPAMEGPFVKFSQSFHQTSTDDPPFSYDWLRCNHVNGCGNGFLSGERSPQRPPLWTNQNHSDKQSNCTRSTREGEICVDLDGAVSRDKDGTFPQAPSSCNNFDETHVNIDRAASNEADGSEELVNGVVNDFYNQDQGAKDTKYKNSNEDDGERHANLDECLLRKKDEEFHQGSSCNNIDDKDKGVLNSRLSGEMRVDCGGAHPEYADNTAHGESFFCDTPLEGKSGVHNGKPFIEVKWKTDSEKLLFSNTQCKETHFVEAKVTYDVRGQLLTQDVNVTPQGQKDIINEREKLKETDEYKRAMEAEWASRQRQLQIQAEEAHRLRKKRRGERRLLDMQRRQQQRVQEMRETQKKDEENMNLKEQIRVEIRKELNRLEMSCIDMASLLRGLGIQVGGGFCPLSQEVHAAYKRAVLKFHPDRASKTDIRAQVEAEEKFKLISRMKEKFVATLCY
- the LOC122313454 gene encoding uncharacterized protein LOC122313454 isoform X2 — protein: MRGKGVSMDHSQPGTSGNKRMKSGNTKGNIDDFVLIDVDSDLSSNVVIIDVPEPSIQRGLRGSSVQRKERKFPHQGVISIDDDESDVMDHPGSGDKGGGELDSDATSSKRSGPASKNMRNFIDLDGDECWVVHEKGSSFRLSQCKKKTYSDQSACRNHYGLYFEAETGSSESDSSDSELMEGSFGKIHEQWQKASLKRKHDIRNGQSGLDDQTSISGSHTGNHTNIEVDNRSEKHPEVPVSSSSSSELYEKENFSSFFGSGGGYNEGTSFNPAMEGPFVKFSQSFHQTSTDDPPFSYDWLRCNHVNGCGNGFLSGERSPQRPPLWTNQNHSDKQSNCTRSTREGEICVDLDGAVSRDKDGTFPQAPSSCNNFDETHVNIDRAASNEADGSEELVNGVVNDFYNQDQGAKDTKYKNSNEDDGERHANLDECLLRKKDEEFHQGSSCNNIDDKDKGVLNSRLSGEMRVDCGGAHPEYADNTAHGESFFCDTPLEGKSGVHNGKPFIEGQKDIINEREKLKETDEYKRAMEAEWASRQRQLQIQAEEAHRLRKKRRGERRLLDMQRRQQQRVQEMRETQKKDEENMNLKEQIRVEIRKELNRLEMSCIDMASLLRGLGIQVGGGFCPLSQEVHAAYKRAVLKFHPDRASKTDIRAQVEAEEKFKLISRMKEKFVATLCY